The genomic interval attaataaaaatatatcatttatctattttggcttcttaaatttaaaatagctAGTTCATTATCAATATGTTTTTTGTAGTTTCTTTGGTACAGTTAGATTTTCGAGCCATTCTTAAATACTTTATACATTCCTAATATAGAGTATAACATTAGTAGGAGCTGATGCGGATTTATCATTGCAGACATGTGAAATCATAGTTTTCAGGCTGAGCAGCAGACTCCTTGTAACATCTCATGCCTGTTTAGGTTTGCGTGTCTGTGGTTTTGCCTGTTTTGCTTTCCTGAAGTTTTAAAAGACACGACATGTTTTtaccatttctatttttcttgcttGGTGATGACTTCAGAGAAAAAGCAGctaagcaaatattttttttttctccctcttttgctCCTCATTTGTTCCATTGATGATAAATTCCTTCAATATCTAAGAATAGACACCAATATTGTTTCTAACACTCAGGTTAGGCAATCTCTTCCACATAGCTAGGCCTCTTTCATTTTATCTGTAGTAGTTTATTTTTCAATATCACGTTGAAAAAGCAGGGAGATAGTGCCCATGCCTCTGTCACATTTTCCTTAACCCAAAGCCTCTCCTTACTCCATGCAGATTCACCCCCCCAGGCTTCAGCTTACAGTGAATGGTTTCCACCactataacttatttttaaaattatattttgatgaATTACAATCTTGGCAAAGAGTTTTCAAACTGATGTTGTGATCTAGCTTTAGGACTGCATGTTTTCAGTCATATTTTCAACAAGATATACATGATTTCGCATTCTCTGATACAAAATCACGCAAATAAACATTAATAACCTATACAAGCATGATATTTCATTATAACCCATCTATTTTTCCCAAGTCTCCCAAATCACCCAGTTCTTTCCTTGTAGTTTTCCCTGACCTCTGGGTATTTTAACAAGTTCCTTATTCGTTTGAACAAGCTTGTACATTGTTTGGTAGCAgatttttgctttccaaatgtcTTCTTGTTGAGACCAGACTTTTCTGTTGGTAGTGTTCTATTGCTCTATTTCAAGTGCCCATCTGGGATACTGAATGGCTTTTAGTTGCCCAAGGTTGTGACATTGAAAATGTGACAAAAATGCTGCCTTCTTCCAACATTAAAAGAATACAGGGTTCAATCTGCTGTGTCAGAAACTAGGGGATTCCTTCAGGTCCCTGTagtccttcctccctttcatTCATCAAAACACCTTAGAAGCAGAGCTCTACTGTGTGCCAGGAAGTACATTTGCTGCTGTGGGAGTAGCGGCTTCAGGCTTTCCTGCTACAGTTTAGACAAAGCTGTGAATACTCTTCTGTGCTTGTGCAAGTCATTACACTTTATGGCCACTAGCTAGTGTTCCAAGTCGAAATTACCAATCCCACCCCAAGGAATATGAGGCAAAGTTTGTCACAAAATTAATGCTGTACATATTTGTTGTATTTGTCAATTGtataaaacaactaaaaacaaaataaaaactgacaaGTCCTCACAAGTTATAAGGTTAATGAGACCATATTATGAATACACAATGGGCTTcattgaggttcccttctgtgcaaacacacacacatacacatatagacacacaaaatTATCTAttatatgatatgtatatatatatatatatatatatatatatatatatatacatatatatataattttgaaagaaCATGTTGAATATGACCATTCAAGATGTCGTATTTTGACACTTTGGCATATAATTGGTATGTTCTATGTTCCTTATTTCTAATAAGACACTATTAGTGTTTTATCTTGGTGAATTTTCCTGTTAGTGTATTGAAGTTGCTATATAATCAATATTTATGGAAATACTTAGTATTTTATGGATGTTTCAGTTAATATGAGAGAATATAGTCCtgatgaaaggagaaagaggagtatTAAATTAGGTGGATACTTTGGTGCATCATTTCACCTCATTGTTCTTTGAAAGATatctatattaaaaattatattaatacagagaaagggcaggaatattctctattttttttttttttttatccatgcGTCCTTTATTCCATTCCCAACCACCGTGCCGCATCCAGGCACAGCACACAAACCGGCAACCAACGCAATCCAGTTGTACAACGATCTGAGGCTTACAGTATATTTAAGgcttttaaatttgaaaacaaaaaaaataaaaagaaagaaaagaacttaaaTAAGACCAAACGACCCGAAACCCAATCCCCCGACTAATACAAGTAGTGTAGCAATTTAAGTATCTCATTTCTGATGTTCACTTGGCACAACTCCAGTGTCAAAACCCAAGTAACTCCTAAATTAAGAGATCAGCTTAGGGTAATTTTAATTACCTAAAATCTTCAAAGCAGAAacttggaatttttgttttggaaatgctataaaaattttaatagcaaaacattggaataaaaacatattaacaaaATGTATTCAATCATTTACAGTACAAACAAGGAATCTGCAGTCTGTTGTAGCCTGACAAAAAGAATTCTACCCATTAAGAATCTGTGCACAATGTCATTGCAAATATGTACAGGACTTTTAAAAAGCCGACAAGGAGGACTTTACAGAAGGAAAGTCGGCCAGGCTTTATTAGACCAACCAgacaatcaaaatattaaaactctTGGCTAGTAATaaatttacacttaaaaaaaaacccagtttccTGTTGTTTAAGAATATTCCAGTTGTATTTATATGGTTAGAGTTGATGAAGATGTTAGTGATAGTTCCAGCAAATTATTCTTCAATTCATGTTTGTGGGAAAGACTGGCAAGTTTACTAACACAAGTTAGTGGAGGATTTCTCACAACAATTTCCAGTTACACAACCATAGCTTGACAAATGGATCTCACCCATGGCACCGAGGCTGAGAGCGCCACATGTCAAACACCAGCACAGGGTGAGAAGGTGACCCTGCACCGGTGGGACAATCAGAGGTGACAGCGAGGGAGACAGATTTGATCATAAGACTACTTGGGCTACGGTGTGAGCTCCGGCAAGCCCTCCGAGAAGAACCTCTACGCCGACATCGACGCCGCGTGGCAGGCGCTGCGCACCCAGTATGGCGTGAGTTCTGAGAACATTATCCTCTATGGACAGAGCATTGGCACCATCCCCACTGTGGACCTGGCTTCGCGGTATGAGTGTGCAGCAGTCATCCTCCATTCCCCTCTGATGTCTGGTTTGTGTGTTGCTTTTCCAGATACCAGGAAAACATACTGCTTTGATGCTTTTCCCAGCATTGACAAGATATCTAAAGTCACCTCTCCTGTGTTGGTCATTCACGGTACTAAAGATGAGGTCATTGATTTCTCCCAT from Acomys russatus chromosome 18, mAcoRus1.1, whole genome shotgun sequence carries:
- the LOC127202403 gene encoding alpha/beta hydrolase domain-containing protein 17C-like, which encodes DYLGYGVSSGKPSEKNLYADIDAAWQALRTQYGVSSENIILYGQSIGTIPTVDLASRYECAAVILHSPLMSGLCVAFPDTRKTYCFDAFPSIDKISKVTSPVLVIHGTKDEVIDFSHGLAMYERCPGAVEPLWVEGAGHNDIELYAQYLERLKQFISHELPNS